A window of the Carcharodon carcharias isolate sCarCar2 chromosome 29 unlocalized genomic scaffold, sCarCar2.pri SUPER_29_unloc_9, whole genome shotgun sequence genome harbors these coding sequences:
- the LOC121274130 gene encoding sialic acid-binding Ig-like lectin 7 — protein MIGKSYFLLSLLQVGLSQEWKGDTPREVTVQEGSCVQIPCHYSYPSCLENQPRGGIWFNNEKQIPWTPLAFHSKDHNHELPRFHHRTRLSGDLKDGDCSLIINNIRREDAGPYFFRIEFDNGPSHNYYPVTQLHVSDFTDKPTIFPAEIIAGKRVDVSCTFNTTCNGTAAPVLTWDTPTDVPGSVSNTVTQNGVTLTYTSVLTLIPSLKHHGHTLSCRVRYPSVSSERTFVLTVQDSGGEILHVIQILGIRAVIFLVAVVITIAGVCVWEGQTVKGSRQTV, from the exons ATGATCGGGAAATCTTACTTCCTCCTGTCACTTCTCCAAG TTGGACTGTCACAAGAGTGGAAAG GTGACACTCCACGAGAGGTGACAGTGCAGGAAGGTTCGTGTGTACAGATTCCATGTCATTACAGTTATCCATCGTGTCTGGAAAACCAACCACGAGGTGGAATCTGGTTTAATAATGAGAAACAGATTCCCTGGACTCCCCTTGCCTTTCACTCCAAGGATCACAATCACGAGTTACCACGGTTCCACCATCGGACCCGGCTGTCTGGAGACCTGAAAGATGGCGACTGTTCCCTGATTATAAACAACATCAGACGGGAAGATGCAGGACCTTATTTTTTCAGAATAGAATTTGACAATGGTCCGAGCCATAACTATTACCCTGTAACCCAGCTTCACGTTTCTG ATTTCACAGATAAACCCACGATATTCCCTGCTGAAATTATTGCAGGAAAGCGTGTGGATGTAAGCTGCACCTTCAACACAACGTGCAATGGAACAGCAGCACCTGTCTTAACCTGGGACACTCCCACTGACGTACCTGGATCAGTCTCAAACACTGTAACTCAGAATGGTGTCACTCTGACCTATACTTCTGTTCTGACCCTCATCCCATCACTCAAACACCACGGAcacactctcagctgcagagtgagaTATCCATCTGTTTCATCAGAGCGGACCTTCGTACTAACTGTGCAAG ACAGTGGAGGAGAGATTCTGCACGTGATCCAGATCCTGGGAATACGAGCTGTGATATTCCTTGTGGCTGTGGTTATCACTATCGCTGGAGTCTGTGTCTGGGAGGGACAAACTGTGAAAGGAAGTCGACAGACTGTTTAA